CTCCCATTGGGATACCTTTAGCAATTCTTGTTATATTAATATTCATATTTTTGGTTAATTGATAAATATAGTTTGTTGTTAACTCACCTTCAAATGTTGCATTCAAGGCTAAAATTAATTCTGTATTTTTATCAATTCTTGATATTAGACTTTCAAAGTTTATATCGCTTGGTGATTTTTTCTTATTTAAATTGATCTCTGCACCAAGTACATGATAAAGTCCTTTATATTTATTTATTTTTTCAATGTTATTAACATCTAATTGACTAGCAACAACACAAATAACATTTTGATTTCTTGTATCATCAGCACAGATTAAACATTTCTTTTTAATTTCATAATAATTACAAATAGGACAAATAGATATATTATATTTAACTTGATTAAGTTGTTTGATGAAATTATCTAAAGCAAAT
This region of Mesoplasma melaleucae genomic DNA includes:
- the recR gene encoding recombination mediator RecR, whose amino-acid sequence is MNKEIFDEIINNINKNNGLTKKTSERLVNNLIIDKFALDNFIKQLNQVKYNISICPICNYYEIKKKCLICADDTRNQNVICVVASQLDVNNIEKINKYKGLYHVLGAEINLNKKKSPSDINFESLISRIDKNTELILALNATFEGELTTNYIYQLTKNMNINITRIAKGIPMGGSLDYMDETTLESAFKNRKKYEV